In Aegilops tauschii subsp. strangulata cultivar AL8/78 chromosome 3, Aet v6.0, whole genome shotgun sequence, one genomic interval encodes:
- the LOC109786511 gene encoding UDP-glycosyltransferase 73D1 has protein sequence MIGRWIGSCGRTPHELDRAPPEELYFSPRPGAIYTPRLPYHCVASNRCRTVVLLPPSSTDSTNFADKAKSAMSGDGQSGSARAHFVLVPMMAQGHIIPMTDMARLLAEHGAQVTFITTPVNASRLASFAAHVEETGLAVRLVELHFPAAEFGLPDGCENIDMIQSKDLLLNFFEACAALREPLKAHLREQQQSPPSCIISDTTHWWTNDVARELGIPRLTFSGFCGFSSLVSYIICRDNLLKHVTDENELITIPGFPTSLELAKAKCPGRIPIPGMEQIREKIYQEELRCDGVVLNSFKELETLHIESFEQVTRKKVWTVGPMCLCHQNSNTIAARGNKAPIDEADCLQWLDSMKPGSVIFVSFGSLTCTAPQQLIELGLGLEATKKPFIWVIKAGDKFPEVEEWLSDGFEERVKERGMIIRGWAPQVMILCHQAIGGFMTHCGWNSTIESICAGVPMITWPHFSEQFSNEKLVVDVLNIGVEVGVEGVTWWGHQHKEAMVTRNDVERAVYALMDEGKAQEQFRVRAKDCAIKARRAFDEEGSSYNNIKLLIQEMGNKTNACG, from the exons ATGATAGGTAGGTGGATTGGTTCGTGTGGGCGGACTCCTCATGAGCTGGATCGAGCCCCACCTGAGGAACTTTATTTTTCGCCACGACCAGGTGCTATTTATACACCACGGTTACCATACCATTGCGTTGCTTCCAACAGATGCCGGACGGTAGTGTTGCTTCCTCCCAGCTCGACTGACTCCACCAACTTCGCTGACAAAGCCAAATCAGCCATGTCCGGCGATGGCCAGAGCGGCTCCGCAAGGGCGCACTTCGTGCTGGTCCCGATGATGGCGCAGGGTCACATTATTCCCATGACCGACATGGCGCGCCTGCTGGCCGAGCACGGCGCGCAGGTCACCTTCATCACCACGCCAGTGAACGCGTCCAGGCTGGCGAGCTTCGCCGCCCACGTGGAGGAGACAGGCCTGGCGGTCCGGCTCGTGGAGCTCCATTTCCCGGCAGCCGAGTTTGGGCTACCGGACGGGTGCGAGAACATCGACATGATCCAATCTAAGGATCTGCTGTTGAACTTCTTCGAGGCATGCGCCGCCCTCCGGGAGCCGCTCAAGGCACATCTCCGTGAGCAGCAACAGTCGCCTCCGAGCTGCATCATATCTGACACGACGCATTGGTGGACCAATGATGTCGCAAGAGAGCTTGGTATCCCGAGGCTCACCTTTAGCGGCTTCTGTGGCTTCTCGTCCCTTGTCAG TTACATCATTTGCCGCGACAACTTATTGAAACACGTCACAGATGAGAATGAGCTCATTACGATCCCAGGGTTCCCTACATCACTGGAGCTGGCAAAGGCTAAATGCCCTGGACGCATTCCCATTCCAGGTATGGAGCAAATTCGTGAGAAGATCTATCAAGAGGAGCTGAGATGCGATGGCGTAGTCCTTAACAGCTTCAAAGAGCTGGAGACATTGCATATCGAATCCTTTGAGCAGGTGACAAGGAAGAAAGTATGGACGGTCGGGCCAATGTGCCTCTGCCACCAGAACAGCAACACAATCGCCGCAAGAGGAAACAAGGCACCAATAGATGAGGCAGACTGCTTGCAGTGGCTTGATTCAATGAAGCCAGGCTCAGTGATCTTTGTCAGCTTTGGCAGCCTCACCTGCACTGCACCTCAGCAACTTATTGAGCTCGGCCTGGGACTTGAAGCCACCAAGAAACCATTCATTTGGGTGATCAAAGCAGGAGATAAGTTTCCAGAAGTTGAGGAATGGCTCTCAGACGGCTTCGAGGAACGTGTCAAAGAGAGAGGCATGATCATAAGGGGCTGGGCACCACAGGTGATGATCCTGTGTCACCAAGCCATTGGAGGATTCATGACACACTGTGGGTGGAACTCAACAATAGAAAGCATCTGTGCAGGTGTGCCCATGATCACATGGCCACACTTCTCGGAGCAGTTTTCAAACGAGAAGTTGGTGGTGGATGTGCTGAACATTGGGGTGGAGGTTGGAGTGGAAGGAGTTACATGGTGGGGACATCAACACAAAGAGGCTATGGTTACAAGAAATGATGTGGAGAGAGCAGTGTACGCCCTGATGGATGAGGGGAAAGCTCAAGAGCAGTTCCGGGTGAGAGCAAAAGACTGTGCCATCAAGGCAAGGAGGGCTTTCGATGAGGAAGGTTCTTCATATAACAACATAAAGCTACTGATTCAAGAAATGGGAAACAAGACGAATGCATGTGGTTGA